In the Lentisphaera araneosa HTCC2155 genome, TGATTTGCTCTACGTTTTTAATTCTCAGACAGACAAAGCTGAAAAAACTATAAAACTAACATCTAGTAAAAAATCTGCTGGTGAGGGTTTTATTGATTTATGTCAAGGTTCTGAGGGCGAATTATATTTGCTCAATAAAGATAAAGAAAGTGTCTATCTCTTTGATCTAAATTGGGAAGGTAAACGAGGAGTGCGTTTGTTTAAAAATGGAGTCGTTACTCCTCAGTCCATTAGTTACTATCCCGGAAAAAATGCTTTGATGGTTTCACAGTATTTTACAAATACAATCACATTGATCCCAGCTTTGAAGCCAAGGCCAAGCTCGAAGGAGTAGTTGTTTGCGAGTACTACTGACGGGTTTCCGAGATACTAATAGTAAAGCAAGAGCAATCCTCGAAAGCTATTCAGCTGAAGTAATAGATTTCCCATTGCAAGAAATGCAGTTAATTCCTGGTTCAATTAAGTTGCTCGGGAAAAGTGATTGGGTAATTTTCACCTCTCCAACAGCGGCTCGATTATATATGCAGCATTTATATCCATTGAATCACTTTGATAAAGCCGCTTGTGTTGGCCCGTCTACCGCAGAAGCACTCGAAGGTGATTATGGTCGAGCATGTTCTTTGTTGCCAGAAACCAACTTTTCGGCAAGTTCACTTGCCAAGATCATTGTTGAAAATAAAAAGCAATTTGTTGATAAGAAAATTTTATTCCCTTGTTCTAAGTTGGCAAAGAATGACTTAGTAAACCTTTTAGCTGAAAATGGTATATCAATTCAACGCCACGATTTTTATTTACCTGAAAGGAATCAAATCGCAAGTATTCCCAACTTTGATGCAATATGTTTTTTTAGTTCGTCGGCAGTTGAGGCCTATTTTTCTTTGAAAAACTCGAAGGATTTAGCAGGAAAAAAGGTTTCGCTCATAGGTGAATCTACGGCTGTTACCTTTAGGCAATACTCAGATTTACCTTTTGTTCTTGCAAAAGAGGCGAATGCTGAAGAAACTGCAAAAGTTTTGTTTACGAACTGATTTTTTGTAAACTCTTTATATTGAGCAAGCTCAGTGTAAAATTGCTTTATGTTCTCACTGAAACTCCAAAAAAAATAATTTTTTTTAAGCAAAAGCATTTGCGGAAAAAAGAACTGGCGATATCCTAAGAGCCCTGTCAGAAACGACGGGAACAAAACGAAGCCGAAAGCGCGCTAATCAAGTAAGAAAAAGAAGATGTTTGATAGTTGAATTATATGATAGTAACGGGCTCCTAAATCATTTAGATGATTTAAGAGTTAATTTTTTCGAGAGAAAACTCAATATAAAAATATAAGTAATTAAGTCGGATACAAACACAATCAATTGATTGGAGAGTTTGATCCTGGCTCAGAATGAATGCTGGCGGCATGGATTAGGCATGCAAGTTGAACGAGAAATTCACTTCGGTGAATGGAAAGTGGCGAAAGGGTGAGTAACGCGTGAATAATCTGCCCCTAAGTTTGGAACAACAGTTGGAAACGACTGCTAATACCGGATGTGACTATCAAGACGCATGTTTTGATATTTAAAGGTTACGCTTAGGGATGAGTTCGCGTGCCATTATGCTAGTTGGTAAGGTAACGGCTTACCAAGGCTATGACGGCTAGGTGGTCTGAGAGGACGATCACCCACACTGGGACTGAGACACTGCCCAGACTCCTGCGGGAGGCTGCAGTCGAGAATCTTCCGCAATGCGCGAAAGCGTGACGGAGCAATGCCGCGTGATCGAAGACGGCCTTCGGGTTGTAAAGATCTGTCAGGGGGGAAAAACGATGATGGTACCCCCAGAGGAAGCCACGGCTAACTACGTGCCAGCAGCCGCGGTAATACGTAGGTGGCGAGCATTATTCGGAATTACTGGGCGTAAAGGGTCCGCAGGTGGTTTACTAAGTCAGATGTGAAATTTCAGTGCTTAACACTGAACCTGCATTTGAAACTGGTAGACTAGAGTATGTGAGAGGTAAGCGGAATTTGTGGTGTAGCGGTGGAATGCGTAGATATCACAAGGAAGACCAAAGGCGAAGGCAGCTTACTGGCACAATACTGACACTCATGGACGAAGGCTAAGGTAGCGAAAAGGATTAGATACCCTTGTAGTCTTAGCAGTAAACGTTGTACACTCGATGTTGGTCTGGTTAGTCGGATCAGTGTCTAAGCTAACGCGATAAGTGTACCGCCTGGGAAGTACGGTCGCAAGACTAAAACTCAAAGGAATTGACGGGGGCCCGCACAAGCGGTGGAGCATGTGGCTTAATTCGAGGCAACGCGAAGAACCTTACCCGGGTTTGACATTGAGCGACGTTCGGTGAAAGTCGAATTCCCTTCGGGGCGCAAAAACAGGTGCTGCATGGCTGTCGTCAGCTCGTGCTGTGAAGTGTTCGGTTAAGTCCGGCAACGAGCGCAACCCATATCCTTACTTGCTAACAGGTAATGCTGAGAACCTTAAGGAGACTGCCCGTGTTAAGCGGGAGGAAGGTGTGGACGACGTCAAGTCAGTATGGCCCTTACACCCGGGGCTGCACACGTGCTACAATGGCCGGTACAAAGGGCAGCGACATAGTGATATGGAGCGAATCCCCAAAACCGGTCTCAGTACGGATTGGAGTCTGCAACTCGACTCCATGAAGATGGAATCGCTAGTAAATGGGCATCAGCTACGGCTCATTGAATACGTTCCCGGGCCTTGTACACACCGCCCGTCACATCATGGGAGCTGAGTTCACCCGAAGTCGTTGCGCCAACCTGCTTGCAGGAGGCAGACGCCGAAGGTGGGCTTAGTGACTGGGATGAAGTCGTAACAAGGTAGCCGTTGGGGAACCAGCGGCTGGATCACCTCCTTTTTAAGGAATGAAAAAGACTAACCTCTTTAAGGCCTCGGCCGAAGAAGAGTACTTTTTTACAAGACTTATTACCCCGTTACTATCGTATAATTCAGACATTGAGTATCTAATGCTGTATTATATACGGGGCCTTAGCTCAGCTGGCTAGAGCGCCGCCCTTGCAAGGCGGAGGTCATGGATTCGAATTCCATAGGCTCCACTTATGATACGCGCATAGCTCAGTTGGTTAGAGCGCATCGCTGATAACGATGAGGTCCCAGGTTCAAATCCTGGTGCGCGTACCAGAATTTAAGCATTCCCGAAAGCGGGAAAGAGCTTTAGATCTTTGAAAGGAAGAAAACAATAGAATGAAAGAGTCAAAGTATAATTGAGGTCTTTTAACTTTTATAAGTTAAAGGAACCAACCAAAAAACAATTTATACCAAGATCGCAAACCAAAAGAATACAAGACAAAGAAAGACTTAGTAGAGATTAGGTGTGTCGCTGAAGATATTATTTTTAATATTTTTGGTGGACAAGCTAGTAAGGGTGTATGATGGATGCCTTGGCACTAACAGGCGATGAAGGACGCGTTAAGCTGCGAAAATCCTCGGGGAGCTGCAAAAGAGCTTTGATCCGTGGGTATCCGAATGGGGAAACCCAACTGGAGTTATGTCCAGTTATCCCTAACTGAATAAATAGGTTAGGGAGGCGAACCTAGGGAAGTGAAACATCTCAGTACCTAGAGGAAAAGAAATCAACCGAGATTGCGCTAGTAGCGGCGAGCGAACGCGCAAGAGCCTAAACCTAAAAGCATGCTTTTAGGGGTTGCGGGACCTGCAACATTGTATTGAAGAGATAGCTGAATAGTTTGGAAAACCGAACCACAGAGGGTGATAGTCCCGTAAGCGAAATTTCTTTAATATATAGCGGGTATCCCAAGTAGGGCCGGACACGTGAAACCCGGTCTGAATCAGGGAGGGCCACCTTCCAAGGCTAAATACTCGTTAGTGACCGATAGTGAACCAGTACCGTGAGGGAAAGGCGAAAAGAACCCCGTAAGGGGAGTGAAATAGAACCTGAAATCATACATCTACAAAGTGTGGGTCATCTTTATATGATGTACCGCATGCCTTTTGCATAATGAGTCTGCGACTTACTGTATACGGCAAGGTTAAGTTATTAAACGGAGCCGAAGCGAAAGCGAGTACGAATAGTGCGATTTAAGTCGTATGCAGTAGACCCGAAACTGAGTGATCTATCCATGAGCAGGTTGAAGCCCGAGTAACATCGGGTGGAGGACCGAACCATTGCGTGCTGAAAAACGCTTGGATGACTTGTGGATAGGGGTGAAAGGCCAATCAAACTCAGTGATAGCTGGTTCTCTCCGAAATAGCTTTAGGGCTAGCCTTGAGTGCTTCTTTACGGGGGTAGAGCTACTGATTTTTCGCGGGCCCTTACCGGGGTACCAACAAATATCAAACTCCGAATACCGTAAATTTATGAGCTCAGGAGTCAGTCTATGTGGGACAAGCCGCATAGACAAAAGGGAAACAGCCCAGATCGCCGTCTAAGGCCCCCAAGATGGGCTAAGTGGAATTAAGGATGTGGAGTTGCTTGGACAATCAGGATGTTGGCTTAGAGGCAGCCACCATTTAAAGAGTGCGTAATAGCTCACTGATCGAGTGATTCTGCGCCGAAAATAATCGGGACTAAAGCCCATTGCCGAAGACGCGACCCAGCTTGCTGGGGGTAGGAGAGCGTTCTATGCAGGAGTGAAGCTTGATGGAAACAACAGGTGGACCGCATAGA is a window encoding:
- a CDS encoding uroporphyrinogen-III synthase translates to MRVLLTGFRDTNSKARAILESYSAEVIDFPLQEMQLIPGSIKLLGKSDWVIFTSPTAARLYMQHLYPLNHFDKAACVGPSTAEALEGDYGRACSLLPETNFSASSLAKIIVENKKQFVDKKILFPCSKLAKNDLVNLLAENGISIQRHDFYLPERNQIASIPNFDAICFFSSSAVEAYFSLKNSKDLAGKKVSLIGESTAVTFRQYSDLPFVLAKEANAEETAKVLFTN